A genomic window from Solanum dulcamara chromosome 11, daSolDulc1.2, whole genome shotgun sequence includes:
- the LOC129872382 gene encoding uncharacterized protein LOC129872382: protein MVNLVAAQKPLLHGLMKLAGIKPHSIEIEPGTIMNFWVPSETIIQKTKKNKKITTTTPFSNNQCSISPESTIKPDPNKPVVVLIHGFAGEGIVTWQFQIGALTKKYSVYVPDLLFFGGSVTDSPDRSPGFQAECLGKGLRKLGVENCIVVGFSYGGMVAFKMAEMFPDLVEALVVSGSILAMTDSISTTTLNGLGFSSSSELLLPTSVKGLKSLLKVAAYKKLWFPDRLHRDFLEVMFTNRKERGELLEGLVVSNKETTIPNFPQRIHLLWGKNDQIFNLELAQNMKHQLGDKTTFHGIEKAGHLVHLERPCVYNKCLKQFLTSLHAEKAQN from the exons atGGTGAACTTGGTAGCAGCACAAAAGCCATTGTTGCATGGCCTAATGAAATTGGCTGGAATCAAACCTCATAGTATAGAGATAGAGCCAGGCACAATTATGAACTTTTGGGTTCCTTCTGAAACCATAATtcaaaaaacaaagaaaaacaaaaaaatcacAACCACCACTCCTTTCTCCAACAACCAATGTTCCATTTCCCCTGAATCCACCATCAAACCCGACCCGAACAAACCCGTAGTCGTACTAATCCACGGCTTCGCCGGCGAAGGAATCGTGACGTGGCAATTCCAAATCGGCGCATTAACTAAAAAATACTCTGTTTATGTACCGGACCTACTTTTCTTCGGTGGATCAGTTACGGATAGCCCCGATAGATCCCCGGGTTTTCAAGCAGAGTGTTTGGGTAAAGGATTGAGGAAATTGGGCGTGGAGAATTGCATAGTGGTTGGGTTTAGTTATGGAGGAATGGTGGCGTTTAAGATGGCCGAAATGTTTCCTGATTTAGTTGAGGCGTTAGTTGTGTCTGGTTCGATATTGGCTATGACTGATTCGATTAGCACTACGACACTTAATGGTTTGGGATTTTCGTCTTCTTCGGAGCTGCTGCTGCCTACTTCTGTTAAGGGTCTTAAGTCCCTGCTAAAAGTGGCTGCTTATAAGAAGCTTTGGTTCCCTGATCGCCTTCACAGGGATTTTCTCGAG GTAATGTTCACcaacagaaaagaaagaggagaGCTACTAGAAGGCTTGGTGGTGAGCAACAAAGAAACAACTATTCCAAATTTTCCACAG AGAATACATCTCCTCTGGGGtaaaaatgatcaaattttCAATTTGGAGCTTGCTCAGAACATGAAACA TCAACTAGGCGACAAGACTACATTTCATGGCATTGAAAAGGCAGGCCATCTGGTTCACCTAGAACGACCTTGCGTTTATAACAAGTGTCTCAAGCAGTTCCTTACTTCCCTGCATGCAGAAAAAGCCCAAAACTGA